The following proteins are co-located in the Sporolactobacillus pectinivorans genome:
- a CDS encoding right-handed parallel beta-helix repeat-containing protein: MSPSGSDSNAGTIDAPFATISKAVSIASPGTTIYVRGGTYHLSSVINLNNNGSAGNPINIFAYNGEKPLLDFSGEGAGNASFGIRINGNYWYIKGLEVEHAAGKGIRIYGSYNTVENCVTHNNNDSGLYIGLNKTDSNDGSKAAYNKIINCDSYLNYDQGGSTGDGGNADGFSCKLNPGTGNYGCRSWENSDDGWDLYMAQYPVTIDHCYTWHNGDKNIFNYTGTNWAGNGSGFKLGGGTSYGQHIVENCVAFDINYGVNSNHKAFDQNGSDGALGGVKIYNSLAFDSGYGFYFAVAPTRGGAHTFINNVSFDEAKGDVKLYSGAVQENNSWNLPVTVNSADFESIATADAEAPRNADGSLPSNGFARLVPGSDLIDKGVDVGIPYLGAAPDLGAYELQ, translated from the coding sequence GTGTCGCCATCAGGCAGTGACTCAAACGCCGGAACGATCGATGCACCATTTGCTACAATTTCAAAAGCTGTTTCAATAGCTTCGCCAGGAACAACAATTTATGTCAGAGGCGGTACATACCACTTGTCGTCTGTGATTAATCTTAATAATAACGGTTCGGCAGGAAATCCGATTAACATCTTTGCTTATAACGGCGAGAAACCGTTACTTGATTTTTCCGGTGAAGGTGCAGGTAATGCATCATTTGGAATCAGAATCAATGGGAACTACTGGTATATCAAAGGTTTGGAAGTGGAACACGCTGCAGGCAAGGGCATCAGAATCTATGGCAGTTATAATACCGTGGAGAATTGTGTCACGCACAATAATAATGACAGCGGATTGTATATTGGATTAAACAAAACGGATTCAAATGACGGAAGCAAGGCTGCCTATAACAAAATTATCAATTGCGACTCCTATCTGAACTATGACCAAGGCGGTTCCACAGGAGACGGGGGAAACGCGGATGGATTTTCCTGTAAGTTAAACCCTGGTACAGGAAACTACGGCTGCCGTTCATGGGAAAACTCAGATGACGGCTGGGATTTGTACATGGCCCAGTATCCGGTCACAATCGACCATTGCTACACATGGCATAATGGAGACAAGAACATCTTTAACTATACAGGAACGAATTGGGCCGGAAACGGCAGCGGATTTAAGCTTGGCGGAGGTACCAGCTATGGTCAGCACATTGTTGAGAACTGTGTCGCCTTCGACATTAACTATGGCGTCAACAGCAACCACAAGGCATTTGACCAGAATGGCTCAGACGGAGCTCTTGGTGGCGTTAAAATATACAACTCTCTAGCCTTTGATTCAGGCTACGGATTTTATTTCGCCGTTGCGCCAACTCGGGGCGGAGCGCATACCTTCATCAATAATGTCAGCTTCGATGAAGCAAAAGGCGATGTGAAACTATACAGTGGTGCCGTGCAGGAAAATAACAGCTGGAATCTACCTGTAACGGTGAACAGTGCCGATTTTGAAAGCATCGCAACAGCTGATGCCGAAGCACCAAGAAATGCAGACGGCAGTCTACCATCGAACGGTTTTGCTCGTTTGGTTCCAGGCAGTGATCTGATTGATAAAGGCGTAGATGTCGGGATACCCTATCTTGGAGCCGCACCGGATCTGGGGGCCTATGAATTGCAATAA
- a CDS encoding glycoside hydrolase family 36 N-terminal domain-containing protein: protein MSEPTCFSRWSFSVFAHYNAITESVRVTNHSQTSMLVNRLMSANLDFLDDHFDLLHLSGAWGRNMNIALTFFKVGAI, encoded by the coding sequence ATGTCTGAACCCACCTGCTTTAGCAGGTGGTCGTTTAGTGTTTTCGCTCACTATAATGCCATTACCGAGTCTGTGCGTGTCACGAACCATTCGCAAACCTCGATGCTTGTTAACCGATTAATGAGCGCGAATCTTGATTTTTTGGACGACCATTTTGATCTTCTCCATCTTTCCGGTGCGTGGGGAAGGAATATGAACATAGCCCTCACCTTTTTCAAGGTGGGGGCTATTTGA
- a CDS encoding SDR family NAD(P)-dependent oxidoreductase, protein MDKKVWLITGCSRGLGLELCRTLLENDQFVVATSRRKEILIEKIGAENDAFLPVALNLNDEDDIKQKVELAKNKFGRIDVLVNNAGYQHLGTIEDSSDKEVRACFDVNVFATLNMIRSNCSHYASATVRTYF, encoded by the coding sequence ATGGATAAAAAAGTATGGCTAATAACAGGATGCAGCAGAGGACTTGGACTGGAGTTGTGCCGGACATTGCTGGAAAACGATCAGTTTGTGGTAGCCACCAGCCGCAGAAAAGAAATCCTGATTGAAAAAATAGGAGCTGAAAATGATGCATTCTTACCTGTTGCCTTGAATTTGAATGACGAGGACGACATTAAACAAAAGGTGGAGCTTGCTAAAAATAAATTTGGCCGTATTGACGTTTTAGTTAACAACGCGGGGTATCAGCACTTGGGAACCATTGAGGATTCTAGTGATAAAGAGGTGAGAGCCTGCTTTGATGTGAATGTTTTTGCTACCTTAAATATGATCCGAAGCAATTGCTCCCATTATGCGTCAGCAACAGTCCGGACATATTTTTAA
- a CDS encoding GH25 family lysozyme: MSKESRIALDVEVPLGGDMSYNAHVFLSNVYAAGYQNVTWYSYQPFIDAHLDESKLPVNPWKVAYPTKADLNKPPFKNVGAWQYTDGIKLVGISGTFDCSVDYNGAFTSRAQAKKAVQELPSR, from the coding sequence TTGTCAAAAGAATCCCGGATTGCTCTGGACGTTGAAGTTCCGCTTGGTGGAGACATGTCTTACAATGCGCACGTATTTTTAAGTAATGTCTACGCGGCTGGTTATCAAAATGTCACTTGGTACAGCTATCAACCATTTATCGATGCACACCTAGACGAAAGCAAACTTCCGGTGAATCCGTGGAAGGTAGCTTATCCAACGAAAGCCGATCTAAACAAACCACCATTTAAGAATGTCGGAGCCTGGCAATATACAGACGGAATCAAGTTGGTAGGTATCAGCGGAACATTTGACTGCAGCGTGGACTATAACGGCGCGTTCACGTCCAGAGCACAGGCGAAGAAGGCTGTTCAGGAGCTACCAAGCCGATGA
- the tnpA gene encoding IS200/IS605 family transposase: MDGYQKSGHAVYDIKYHVIWVTKYRYQVLRGPIAVRLRELIRQGCEARGVTILQGSVGKEHVHLLISCPPSLAPSKIMEYLKGRSSRLLQDEFSELKKRYWGQHLWSRGYFCATVGNVTEEIIRNYIANQSNKVKDDIFKIDD, translated from the coding sequence ATGGACGGTTATCAGAAAAGTGGTCATGCAGTCTACGATATCAAGTATCATGTGATCTGGGTGACCAAATACCGATATCAGGTGCTGCGAGGTCCAATCGCTGTTCGATTGCGTGAGTTGATCCGGCAGGGATGTGAGGCCAGGGGAGTCACAATCCTGCAGGGGAGCGTAGGCAAGGAACATGTCCATTTGCTGATTTCTTGTCCACCCAGCCTAGCGCCGAGTAAAATCATGGAGTATCTGAAAGGACGCTCATCCAGATTGCTTCAGGATGAGTTTTCAGAACTAAAAAAACGGTATTGGGGCCAGCACCTATGGTCCAGAGGTTATTTCTGTGCGACGGTCGGCAACGTGACGGAAGAAATCATCCGAAATTACATTGCGAATCAGTCAAATAAAGTCAAGGACGACATTTTCAAGATTGACGACTGA
- a CDS encoding plasmid recombination protein — MLSAVMHADERNRALSEQFGRDVFHYHMHVVYIPIVDKEIKWSKRCTDSALVGTTKEIIKQVSHSKKWPKLKRLDKGGKPVLSKNGKTILVNSYSLLQDRFFEHMRAAGYTDFERGERGSTAEHLDVLDYKIQQEEASSDALNQSIEKKQAQLSGLQEKIAVTKQTTATFSEISSMTKKTIGGNVQLLPADWKTVSGLAKKGVTAESEIADLKKELAAARQDAQIYKSRWERLMEETKLFREAVKHAPRLVKDFLTSVFRRPPEKEETEHPANRRGKDVER, encoded by the coding sequence ATATTATCAGCCGTCATGCACGCCGACGAGCGCAACCGAGCCCTGTCGGAACAGTTTGGCCGGGACGTGTTTCATTACCATATGCACGTCGTATATATCCCCATTGTGGATAAAGAAATCAAATGGTCGAAACGCTGCACAGATTCGGCCCTCGTCGGTACGACAAAGGAAATTATCAAACAAGTCAGTCATAGCAAAAAGTGGCCGAAACTCAAAAGACTGGATAAGGGCGGAAAGCCTGTTTTGAGCAAAAACGGCAAGACAATTCTTGTCAATTCTTACTCACTCCTGCAAGACCGCTTTTTCGAGCATATGCGGGCGGCGGGCTATACCGATTTTGAGCGTGGGGAACGCGGCAGCACCGCCGAACATCTGGATGTTCTGGACTACAAAATTCAGCAGGAAGAGGCCAGTTCCGACGCTTTGAATCAGTCGATAGAGAAAAAGCAGGCGCAGCTTTCCGGCTTGCAGGAGAAAATCGCTGTTACCAAACAAACCACCGCCACCTTTTCCGAGATCAGCAGCATGACGAAAAAGACCATCGGCGGCAATGTCCAACTTCTACCCGCCGACTGGAAAACCGTGTCCGGCCTTGCCAAAAAGGGCGTGACCGCCGAAAGTGAAATAGCCGACTTGAAAAAAGAGCTTGCCGCTGCCCGACAGGACGCACAGATTTACAAATCCCGTTGGGAACGGCTCATGGAGGAAACAAAGCTGTTTCGGGAAGCCGTGAAACACGCGCCCCGGCTGGTAAAGGATTTTCTTACTTCCGTTTTCCGCAGACCTCCGGAAAAAGAGGAAACGGAACATCCCGCCAACCGGAGAGGCAAAGATGTGGAACGGTAA
- a CDS encoding PhzF family phenazine biosynthesis protein, with translation MELYIVDAFAEHIYGGNQAGVVLLDRTADFPDAALMQQIAAELKHSETAFVKRIDSHHFGIRYFTPEGEVDLCGHATISAFTALREEKALPCGKYAAKTAAGEIPVTIEPDCIWMGMAPGKLIKVLSDEEASALYQAYGLCISDKPATLQPCIVSTGLSDILLPVDSIDKLTHSVQSKEEVIRLSKRHQVVGVHMYYPELSAQVTARCRNFAPLYGIDEEAATGTSNGALTYYLHSQGWISEQDENTFIQGESMGKPSIIKSRIGLDKVICVGGSAVISIRGWLKD, from the coding sequence ATGGAATTATACATCGTGGATGCATTTGCCGAACATATTTATGGGGGAAATCAGGCCGGTGTTGTCTTGCTGGACAGAACGGCAGACTTCCCAGACGCTGCCCTGATGCAACAAATTGCCGCGGAACTGAAGCATTCTGAAACGGCGTTTGTGAAAAGAATCGATTCGCATCACTTTGGTATTCGGTATTTTACCCCAGAAGGTGAAGTTGATTTGTGTGGACATGCCACAATCTCTGCGTTTACGGCTCTGCGGGAGGAAAAAGCATTGCCATGTGGCAAATATGCAGCTAAAACAGCAGCAGGAGAAATTCCGGTGACAATAGAACCGGACTGTATCTGGATGGGAATGGCGCCGGGCAAGTTAATAAAAGTATTATCTGATGAGGAAGCCTCCGCTCTCTACCAGGCCTACGGGCTTTGCATATCTGATAAGCCTGCAACATTGCAGCCATGCATAGTCAGTACAGGCTTATCAGATATTCTTCTGCCGGTTGACAGCATAGATAAGCTCACACACTCTGTTCAAAGTAAGGAAGAGGTGATCCGGCTTTCCAAAAGACATCAAGTGGTTGGTGTTCATATGTATTATCCTGAATTGTCCGCCCAAGTCACGGCTCGATGCCGAAATTTTGCTCCGCTTTATGGAATTGACGAAGAGGCAGCAACCGGCACGTCGAATGGTGCGCTGACCTATTATCTCCACAGCCAAGGTTGGATTTCAGAACAGGATGAGAATACTTTTATTCAGGGAGAAAGTATGGGGAAACCTTCAATCATAAAAAGCCGAATTGGCCTAGATAAAGTAATTTGTGTTGGAGGCAGTGCGGTCATTTCGATACGTGGCTGGCTTAAAGATTAA
- a CDS encoding SDR family NAD(P)-dependent oxidoreductase gives MRQQQSGHIFNTSSVAGLTADAFGSIYSATKFAVNAISYGTAAELKPFGIHVTNIIPGYFRTEFLNPNSYSVAHSSSPYAEMFTFVNQFLKEKNGNQAGDPHKAALLYLKVANMDNPPLDLPMGSDAYDAVVAVSNKKKQNLDAVKELTLSTDFDV, from the coding sequence ATGCGTCAGCAACAGTCCGGACATATTTTTAATACTTCTTCCGTTGCAGGACTAACTGCAGACGCATTTGGCTCAATTTACAGTGCAACAAAATTTGCCGTAAATGCAATCAGCTACGGTACAGCCGCTGAGCTGAAGCCTTTTGGCATTCATGTGACAAATATCATTCCCGGATATTTCAGGACGGAATTTTTGAATCCAAATTCCTATTCTGTTGCCCATAGCAGCAGCCCTTATGCGGAGATGTTCACATTTGTTAACCAATTCCTAAAAGAGAAAAATGGAAACCAGGCCGGGGATCCACATAAGGCCGCTCTCTTATATTTGAAGGTGGCAAACATGGATAATCCACCATTGGATTTACCCATGGGAAGCGACGCTTATGATGCTGTTGTGGCTGTGTCAAATAAAAAAAAACAGAATCTCGATGCAGTTAAGGAATTGACATTGTCAACTGATTTTGACGTATGA
- a CDS encoding alpha/beta hydrolase family protein, with amino-acid sequence MAIASFIKLTYGNQPSQFGVLRLPDASGKCPVVITFHGGFWKAKYGLEEISPVDEDLTKRGYATWNVEYRRVGEPGGGWEGTFHDAVDSVNFLSQLEKDFPLDLSHVVIIGHSAGGHLALWLASRINRLNQDMMDGLLQIPIKGVISLAGVSDLEKMWEIDAQNGIDSPVENLMGGMPKEFPDRYRFASPIDQLPVRIPQILIHGDSDVDVPVELSLKYYHRAIGLKDQVDLKILPKTDHFMLIDPLSAAWQSVIDSLNKLVY; translated from the coding sequence ATGGCGATAGCTTCTTTCATTAAACTAACATACGGAAATCAGCCTTCTCAATTTGGCGTTTTGCGTCTTCCCGACGCATCAGGAAAATGCCCTGTAGTCATTACATTTCATGGAGGTTTTTGGAAGGCAAAATATGGACTTGAAGAAATCAGCCCCGTTGATGAAGATCTTACAAAAAGAGGGTATGCAACTTGGAATGTTGAATATCGGCGTGTTGGCGAACCCGGTGGAGGATGGGAAGGAACGTTTCACGACGCGGTGGATTCTGTTAACTTTCTGTCTCAGCTCGAAAAGGATTTTCCGCTGGACCTCTCCCATGTGGTTATCATCGGACATTCAGCAGGCGGACATTTAGCGCTCTGGTTGGCTTCCAGAATCAATAGACTGAATCAGGATATGATGGACGGGTTACTGCAGATACCCATAAAAGGCGTGATAAGTTTAGCCGGAGTTTCAGATTTAGAGAAGATGTGGGAAATAGATGCTCAAAACGGAATTGACAGTCCCGTCGAAAATCTGATGGGCGGTATGCCAAAAGAATTTCCTGATCGTTATCGCTTCGCCTCCCCCATAGACCAATTACCTGTGAGGATTCCGCAAATATTAATTCATGGGGATTCAGACGTAGATGTTCCTGTTGAATTAAGTCTGAAATATTACCATAGGGCAATTGGTTTAAAAGATCAAGTCGATTTAAAGATACTTCCTAAAACCGATCATTTTATGTTGATTGATCCACTCTCGGCCGCATGGCAGTCCGTGATTGATTCTTTAAACAAATTGGTTTATTGA
- a CDS encoding helix-turn-helix transcriptional regulator, with the protein MENKVREYRGKFGQSQGQLAELANVSRQTINSLETGKYNPSIFLAHKLAKVFHVSIEELFLFEDDE; encoded by the coding sequence TTGGAAAATAAGGTAAGGGAATATAGGGGAAAATTTGGACAATCTCAAGGCCAATTGGCGGAGCTTGCAAACGTATCGCGTCAGACAATAAACTCATTGGAAACCGGTAAATACAATCCGTCTATTTTTCTTGCCCATAAACTTGCAAAGGTGTTTCATGTGTCAATTGAAGAATTATTTCTTTTTGAGGATGATGAGTAA
- a CDS encoding SDR family oxidoreductase — MKILVTGATGKLGSKVVETLLKTIPADQLAVSVRNPDKAEELKARGVEVRQGDFDKPDTLDVAFSGIDRLLLISSSEVRLGGDEIRMRQHMNAVAAAERAKVKFIAFTSANKANDSNFFLAPVYKATEAAIVKTGIPYSFLRNNWYLENEIGSIQGAMAGAPWVTVTGDGKVGWVLRQDLAEAAAVVLTGSGHENTTYELSGKLMTHRELVSVLETALGKKISFQQVDDETYAQLMKDAGIPKDFLPLLIKIQKGIREGGLAIESDDLEKLLGRPVTPIKEALIQIVNQISHSED; from the coding sequence ATGAAAATATTAGTCACAGGAGCAACAGGAAAGTTAGGTTCAAAAGTTGTTGAGACGCTTTTAAAAACGATACCGGCAGATCAATTAGCCGTCAGTGTTCGAAATCCTGATAAAGCAGAAGAATTGAAAGCACGCGGAGTCGAAGTCCGGCAGGGTGACTTTGATAAACCGGATACACTGGATGTTGCTTTCTCAGGAATTGACAGGCTATTGCTAATATCTTCATCGGAGGTGCGGCTTGGCGGTGATGAAATAAGAATGAGGCAACACATGAATGCGGTTGCTGCCGCAGAGCGCGCCAAAGTTAAGTTTATTGCTTTTACCAGCGCGAACAAAGCAAATGACAGTAACTTTTTCCTTGCTCCGGTCTATAAAGCTACGGAAGCTGCCATTGTAAAAACAGGTATCCCTTATTCATTTTTGAGGAACAACTGGTATCTGGAAAACGAAATTGGAAGCATTCAGGGGGCTATGGCGGGTGCTCCATGGGTCACAGTGACTGGAGATGGAAAGGTAGGCTGGGTGCTTCGGCAGGATTTGGCTGAGGCCGCTGCTGTCGTGCTGACTGGAAGCGGACATGAAAACACCACTTACGAGCTTTCCGGAAAACTTATGACACATCGGGAATTAGTTTCTGTTCTTGAAACAGCATTAGGAAAGAAGATCTCTTTTCAGCAGGTTGATGATGAGACTTATGCTCAGTTGATGAAAGATGCTGGAATACCAAAAGACTTTCTTCCTTTACTTATAAAGATACAAAAAGGCATTCGCGAAGGTGGATTAGCGATTGAAAGCGACGATTTGGAGAAATTGCTTGGTCGTCCTGTTACACCAATAAAGGAGGCTTTGATCCAGATAGTTAACCAGATATCCCATTCAGAAGATTAA
- a CDS encoding PhzF family phenazine biosynthesis protein encodes MKYFHVDVFSSEAMKGNGLTVVFADPKCDYDQLLNIAREFNQFETVFVFKRSADGSFPVRIFTTDEELNFAGHPIVGLGAVLHSIYFSSMEAIEIKVDLQGRKLTILSKVKNGVYNVTMNQGTPQFLERVNKKHYNRIAKSVNLCENDIDMKSPIEVVSTGLPYLLVPLTSGLDHAKIVMNRFEDFLSEFGAKFVYVYDTQSLECRTWDNFGMVEDVATGSAAGPLCAYLVEHKLVEKNKIIEIHQGRFVKRPSIIQTWVSTKSATDEVFISGDVAFFASGSFLVI; translated from the coding sequence ATGAAATATTTTCATGTGGATGTTTTCTCGTCAGAAGCAATGAAAGGAAATGGATTAACTGTTGTTTTTGCAGATCCAAAATGCGATTATGATCAATTACTTAATATAGCCAGAGAATTTAATCAATTTGAAACAGTATTTGTTTTTAAACGGAGCGCAGATGGTTCGTTTCCCGTTCGCATTTTTACGACAGATGAAGAATTGAACTTTGCTGGTCACCCTATAGTTGGTTTAGGAGCAGTTCTACATAGCATATACTTCTCTTCAATGGAAGCAATCGAAATAAAAGTAGATTTGCAAGGAAGGAAATTAACAATATTATCTAAAGTTAAAAACGGAGTTTACAATGTTACAATGAATCAGGGTACCCCGCAATTCTTAGAGCGAGTGAATAAAAAGCACTACAACAGAATTGCCAAGTCTGTAAACTTGTGCGAAAATGACATCGACATGAAGTCCCCAATTGAAGTTGTGTCAACTGGTTTGCCATATTTATTGGTACCGTTAACAAGTGGTTTAGACCATGCTAAAATTGTAATGAATCGCTTTGAAGATTTTTTGAGTGAATTCGGAGCGAAGTTTGTTTATGTCTATGACACACAAAGTTTGGAATGCAGAACGTGGGATAACTTCGGAATGGTTGAAGACGTCGCAACAGGTAGCGCTGCAGGCCCGTTATGTGCCTACCTTGTAGAACATAAGCTTGTTGAGAAAAATAAGATTATAGAAATACACCAAGGGCGCTTTGTTAAAAGGCCCAGTATCATTCAAACCTGGGTTTCTACAAAATCCGCAACGGACGAAGTATTTATAAGCGGTGACGTAGCATTTTTTGCTTCCGGAAGTTTTCTTGTAATTTAA
- a CDS encoding plasmid recombination protein — MPKIDRSIVRNEAYRKTAVGIRERHNERKNQEYSNPDIVKDRSYLNIHFKSCDGSYAETFDRMLADGTISKRGLQPDAKVIDELIFDVNTAYFYRNGGYEYAKEFFCGSLPSGGQGGRRRTVHIISRHARRRAQPSPVGTVWPGRVSLPYARRIYPHCG, encoded by the coding sequence ATGCCTAAAATAGACAGGAGTATTGTCCGAAACGAAGCCTACCGCAAAACCGCCGTTGGTATCCGGGAACGGCACAACGAACGAAAGAATCAGGAGTACAGCAATCCGGATATTGTAAAAGACCGTTCCTATCTGAACATCCATTTCAAAAGTTGCGATGGAAGTTACGCCGAAACCTTTGACCGGATGCTTGCGGATGGCACCATCAGCAAGCGCGGACTACAGCCGGACGCAAAGGTGATCGACGAACTGATTTTTGATGTGAATACCGCCTATTTCTACCGCAATGGTGGCTACGAATACGCCAAAGAGTTTTTTTGCGGAAGCTTACCGTCTGGCGGTCAAGGAGGCCGGAGGCGAACAGTACATATTATCAGCCGTCATGCACGCCGACGAGCGCAACCGAGCCCTGTCGGAACAGTTTGGCCGGGACGTGTTTCATTACCATATGCACGTCGTATATATCCCCATTGTGGATAA
- a CDS encoding DUF4368 domain-containing protein yields the protein MAIPVCSPAWPTAPIVGVNCIIHTRAIKNKWGTRYEGSYSCSEYRKNVQYLQNRKCTCHFIRESQLEQLVLEELRQLLRYIPKHEKQFARLVMDRSVQEQKRDTVAKKRAAVKHRQRIVELDMLIERLYVDNVSGRVPDERYEKMSAKFEAEQATLKETVAALESEIAGEESQAVNVDRFLSVVRRYTEIEKLTPAIVHEFIDRIIVYEPEQARGDRRQKIEIIYNNVGAVDRLALMGLGA from the coding sequence ATGGCAATCCCGGTTTGTTCTCCGGCGTGGCCTACTGCGCCGATTGTGGGAGTAAATTGTATTATACACACACGGGCAATCAAAAACAAGTGGGGGACGCGCTATGAGGGCTCCTACAGTTGTTCCGAGTACCGCAAGAACGTACAGTATTTGCAAAACCGCAAATGCACTTGCCACTTTATCAGGGAAAGCCAGTTGGAACAGCTTGTTTTGGAAGAACTGCGGCAACTGCTCCGATATATCCCCAAGCATGAAAAGCAGTTCGCCCGGCTGGTAATGGACAGGAGCGTACAGGAGCAAAAGCGGGACACGGTGGCGAAGAAACGGGCTGCTGTCAAGCACCGCCAGCGGATAGTCGAGCTTGATATGCTGATTGAACGGCTGTATGTGGACAACGTTTCCGGCAGGGTGCCGGACGAACGGTATGAAAAAATGTCCGCAAAGTTTGAAGCGGAACAGGCTACATTGAAAGAAACGGTTGCCGCTCTGGAAAGCGAGATCGCCGGGGAAGAAAGCCAAGCGGTTAATGTGGACAGGTTTCTTTCCGTGGTTCGCCGCTATACCGAGATTGAAAAGCTGACCCCTGCAATCGTCCATGAATTCATCGACCGCATTATCGTATACGAGCCGGAACAGGCGCGGGGCGACCGTCGCCAGAAGATAGAAATTATCTACAACAATGTTGGCGCGGTTGACCGCCTCGCTTTGATGGGCTTAGGAGCCTGA
- the pgsA gene encoding CDP-diacylglycerol--glycerol-3-phosphate 3-phosphatidyltransferase: MTANKITILRLILIPFFLFFLLMGENLSIFISLLIFISAALTDKLDGYIAKKYQQTTDLGKILDPLADKLLVFAALAVFTAQRLTNPIALFIIIIRELTITSVRVVVANNGTVVGAGFSGKLKTAIQLIAIMAILALPLLHVIGVTSVEPYNVLISNVLSWIMAIFSVISGVDYLLNGLSLKNITK; this comes from the coding sequence ATGACGGCTAATAAAATTACAATATTACGACTTATACTTATACCATTTTTTTTGTTTTTTTTACTCATGGGCGAAAATTTATCAATTTTTATTTCACTACTAATATTTATTTCAGCAGCATTAACTGATAAACTCGATGGTTATATAGCAAAAAAGTATCAACAAACTACAGATTTAGGAAAAATATTGGATCCATTAGCTGATAAACTCCTTGTATTTGCAGCACTTGCTGTTTTCACTGCACAGAGGCTGACTAATCCTATTGCGCTGTTTATTATAATTATCAGAGAACTAACTATAACATCTGTTAGAGTTGTTGTGGCTAATAATGGAACGGTCGTAGGCGCAGGATTTTCTGGAAAATTGAAAACAGCTATTCAACTAATTGCAATTATGGCAATTCTCGCCCTACCATTACTTCATGTTATCGGCGTTACTTCTGTAGAACCGTACAATGTGTTAATTTCTAATGTTTTGTCATGGATTATGGCGATATTTTCAGTTATTTCCGGTGTTGACTACTTATTAAATGGGCTTTCCCTTAAGAACATTACTAAATAA
- a CDS encoding recombinase family protein, whose product MNRQPNEKINYLYGRLSHEDELQGDSNSIINQRKILTKYAEENGFTPYEFIYDDGFSGADFERPAFSRMMEDVEAGKVATVIVKDMSRFGRDYLKFGFYTEIVFAEKDVRLVAINDNVDTERGENDFTPMMNLFNEWYVKNTSKKIRAVWQAKGKSGERLAVIPPYGYRKDSEDSKQLVVDEESAAVVRRVFRLSVEGYGPAQIARTLNSEHLLNPSAYKYEHGILSKARPCKDPYFWNTTTVHKILDAPEYLGETIDFKTWSKSYKDNRPRLNPPDK is encoded by the coding sequence ATGAACAGACAACCAAATGAAAAAATCAATTACCTGTATGGACGATTGAGCCATGAGGACGAATTGCAGGGCGATTCCAACAGCATTATCAATCAGCGGAAAATTCTCACCAAGTACGCCGAGGAAAACGGCTTCACGCCTTACGAATTTATCTATGACGACGGTTTCTCAGGAGCCGATTTTGAACGCCCCGCCTTTTCCCGGATGATGGAGGACGTGGAAGCCGGAAAGGTTGCCACGGTCATTGTCAAGGATATGAGCCGGTTTGGGCGCGACTATCTAAAATTCGGGTTTTACACTGAAATTGTATTTGCGGAAAAGGACGTGCGGCTGGTCGCCATCAATGACAACGTAGACACGGAGCGCGGGGAAAATGATTTTACCCCGATGATGAATTTGTTCAACGAGTGGTATGTAAAAAATACCAGCAAGAAAATCCGGGCCGTGTGGCAGGCGAAAGGCAAAAGCGGCGAACGCCTCGCCGTAATCCCGCCCTACGGCTACCGCAAAGATTCGGAGGATTCCAAACAGCTTGTCGTTGACGAGGAAAGTGCCGCCGTGGTGCGCCGGGTTTTCCGGCTGTCCGTGGAAGGGTACGGCCCCGCGCAGATTGCCCGGACGCTCAATAGCGAACACCTTTTGAATCCGAGCGCCTACAAGTACGAACACGGGATACTTTCCAAGGCCCGCCCCTGCAAAGACCCGTATTTCTGGAACACGACCACGGTACATAAGATTCTGGACGCTCCGGAATACTTAGGCGAAACCATCGATTTCAAAACGTGGTCGAAGTCGTACAAAGACAACCGCCCCCGCCTGAACCCGCCCGACAAGTAA